From the genome of Deinococcus aerolatus, one region includes:
- the uvrA gene encoding excinuclease ABC subunit UvrA — translation MQNNLVVRGAKEHNLKDITVELPRDQFIVITGVSGSGKSTLAFDTIYAEGQRRYVESLSAYARQFLGLMEKPDVESITGLSPAISIDQRTTSHNPRSTVGTVTEIHDYLRLLYARVGTPYCPVCGRKIEKQSPSEITDRLLSEFPDKRAILLAPVVRGRKGEYRKLFGDLRREGFARVRVDGTLYELDEAEKLKLEKFEKHDVDVVIDRVTLRETDRSRIAESVELGLRRGESLLRVLLPDGGEGGEAHEELYSEKFACPEHGSVLEELEPRSFSFNSPYGACGDCAGLGTKNEFSPDLVIDDKLSIAEGAILPWSKKGTGGGVYYWDKLQALAEHLEFSLKAPWRELPAAAQKAVLHGPGQPFEVVYRRGGKETMRFMTEFEGVIVNLERRYSDTESEFMREKLEELMEMRPCPTCGGTRYKPEILAVRVGGLNIAQVGGMSVLEADAFFGGLQDGTLDHDAIAPFLKGHLGGTARAHAPRHYEYVQNAFGAAVSVPVLKAIRTRLKFMVDVGLDYLSLDRTANTLSGGEAQRIRLATQVGSGLTGVLYVLDEPSIGLHPKDNGRLIGTLKNLRDLGNTLLVVEHDEDTMLEADYLVDMGPGAGVHGGEVVAVGTPQEVKANPNSLTGKYLRGELKIEVPAIRRRGNGRKLRIFGAREHNLQNVDAEIPLGTMTVVTGPSGSGKSTLIHDILHATLARELNGAKTTPGKYDRIEGMDQLDKVIEIDQSPIGRTPRSNPATYTGVFTEIRDLFTRTNEARRRGYLAGRFSFNVKGGRCEHCKGDGVMKIEMNFLPDIYVPCEVCKGARYNRETLEVKYNHKTISDVLDMTVEDAHTFFEAIPNIERKMQLLLDVGLGYMRIGQPSTTLSGGEAQRIKLASELSKRATGKTIYILDEPTTGLHFEDVRKLMEVLDRLVEGGNSLVIIEHNLDVMKRADHIIDLGPEGGVRGGTIVATGTPEQLAAHPTSYTGEYLSRVPGIVPAAAAKEERELVLSAPARKPRAKKGAA, via the coding sequence TTGCAGAACAACCTGGTGGTACGCGGCGCGAAAGAACACAACCTCAAAGACATTACCGTGGAGCTGCCGCGTGATCAGTTCATCGTGATCACCGGGGTGTCGGGCAGCGGCAAAAGCACGCTGGCCTTCGACACCATCTATGCCGAGGGCCAGCGCCGTTACGTGGAAAGCCTGTCGGCCTATGCGCGGCAGTTCCTGGGCCTGATGGAAAAGCCGGACGTGGAGAGCATCACCGGCCTGTCGCCGGCCATCTCCATTGACCAGCGCACCACCAGCCACAACCCGCGCAGCACGGTGGGCACGGTCACCGAGATTCACGATTATCTGCGGCTGCTGTACGCCCGCGTCGGCACGCCATACTGCCCGGTCTGCGGGCGCAAGATCGAGAAGCAGAGCCCCAGCGAGATCACCGACCGCCTGCTGTCCGAATTTCCCGACAAGCGGGCCATCCTGTTGGCCCCTGTGGTGCGTGGGCGCAAGGGCGAGTACCGCAAGCTGTTCGGTGACCTGCGCCGCGAGGGGTTTGCCCGCGTGCGGGTGGACGGCACGCTGTACGAGCTGGACGAGGCCGAGAAACTGAAGCTGGAGAAGTTTGAGAAGCACGACGTGGACGTGGTGATTGACCGCGTAACCCTGCGCGAGACGGACCGCAGCCGCATTGCCGAGAGCGTGGAACTGGGCCTGCGCCGCGGCGAGAGCCTGCTGCGCGTGCTGCTGCCCGACGGGGGCGAGGGCGGCGAGGCGCACGAGGAACTGTATTCCGAGAAGTTCGCCTGCCCTGAACACGGCAGCGTGCTGGAAGAGCTGGAGCCGCGCTCCTTCTCCTTCAACTCTCCGTATGGGGCCTGCGGCGACTGCGCGGGCCTGGGCACCAAGAACGAGTTCTCGCCGGATCTGGTGATTGACGACAAGCTGAGCATCGCAGAGGGCGCGATTCTGCCCTGGAGCAAGAAGGGCACCGGCGGCGGCGTGTACTACTGGGACAAGTTGCAGGCGCTGGCCGAGCATCTGGAGTTCAGCCTCAAGGCCCCGTGGCGCGAGCTGCCCGCCGCCGCGCAGAAGGCCGTTCTGCACGGCCCCGGTCAGCCGTTCGAGGTGGTGTACCGCCGGGGCGGCAAGGAAACCATGCGCTTCATGACCGAGTTCGAGGGCGTGATTGTCAACCTGGAGCGCCGTTATTCCGACACCGAATCAGAATTCATGCGCGAGAAGCTTGAGGAACTGATGGAGATGCGGCCCTGTCCCACCTGCGGCGGCACCCGCTACAAGCCCGAGATTCTGGCGGTGCGTGTGGGCGGCCTGAACATCGCGCAGGTGGGCGGCATGAGCGTGCTGGAGGCGGACGCGTTCTTCGGTGGGTTGCAGGACGGCACGCTGGACCACGACGCGATTGCCCCGTTCCTGAAGGGCCACCTGGGTGGCACGGCCCGCGCCCATGCGCCCCGCCACTACGAGTACGTCCAGAACGCCTTCGGCGCGGCGGTGTCGGTGCCGGTGCTGAAGGCCATCCGCACCCGCCTCAAGTTCATGGTGGACGTGGGCCTGGATTACCTGTCGCTGGACCGCACCGCCAACACGCTGTCGGGCGGCGAGGCGCAGCGCATCCGTCTCGCCACACAGGTGGGCTCGGGTCTGACCGGCGTGCTGTACGTGCTGGACGAACCCAGCATCGGGCTGCACCCCAAGGACAACGGACGGTTGATCGGCACCCTCAAGAACCTGCGCGATCTGGGCAACACGCTGCTGGTGGTGGAGCACGACGAGGACACCATGCTGGAGGCCGACTATCTGGTGGACATGGGACCCGGCGCGGGCGTTCACGGCGGCGAGGTGGTGGCGGTGGGCACCCCGCAGGAAGTCAAGGCCAATCCCAACAGCCTGACCGGCAAGTATCTGCGCGGCGAGCTAAAGATCGAGGTGCCCGCAATCCGGCGGCGCGGCAATGGTCGGAAGCTCAGGATTTTCGGCGCCCGCGAACACAACCTTCAGAATGTGGACGCCGAGATTCCACTGGGGACCATGACCGTGGTGACCGGCCCCTCGGGCAGCGGCAAGAGCACCCTGATTCACGACATCCTGCACGCCACGCTGGCCCGCGAGCTGAACGGCGCGAAGACCACGCCCGGCAAATACGACCGCATTGAGGGCATGGACCAGCTGGACAAGGTCATCGAGATTGACCAGTCGCCGATTGGCCGCACCCCGCGCAGCAACCCGGCCACCTACACGGGCGTCTTCACCGAGATCCGTGACCTGTTCACCCGCACCAACGAGGCGCGTCGCCGCGGGTATCTGGCCGGACGGTTTTCCTTCAACGTCAAGGGCGGGCGCTGCGAGCACTGCAAGGGCGACGGCGTGATGAAGATCGAGATGAACTTCCTGCCCGACATCTACGTGCCGTGCGAGGTCTGCAAGGGGGCGAGGTACAACCGTGAGACGCTGGAGGTCAAGTACAACCACAAGACCATCAGCGACGTGCTGGACATGACCGTGGAGGACGCCCACACCTTCTTCGAGGCGATTCCCAACATTGAGCGCAAGATGCAGCTGCTGCTCGACGTGGGCCTGGGCTACATGCGCATCGGGCAGCCCAGCACCACGCTCTCGGGCGGTGAGGCCCAGCGCATCAAGCTGGCCTCCGAGCTGTCCAAGCGGGCCACCGGCAAGACCATCTACATTCTGGACGAACCCACCACGGGCCTGCACTTCGAGGACGTCCGCAAGCTGATGGAGGTGCTGGACCGTCTGGTGGAGGGCGGCAACTCGCTGGTCATCATCGAGCACAACCTGGACGTGATGAAGCGGGCCGATCACATCATCGACCTGGGGCCGGAAGGCGGGGTGCGAGGCGGCACGATTGTTGCCACCGGAACGCCGGAACAGCTGGCCGCGCACCCCACGAGCTACACCGGCGAGTACCTGAGCCGGGTGCCGGGCATCGTGCCTGCAGCGGCAGCAAAGGAGGAGCGTGAACTGGTGCTCTCAGCCCCCGCACGCAAGCCGCGTGCTAAGAAGGGAGCAGCATGA
- the obgE gene encoding GTPase ObgE, producing the protein MAFRDVLNIEVNAGNGGDGSMSFHRAKYMEKGGPDGGHGGRGGSIILRAIEGVESLERLVGRRKFKAPNGAYGEGRLRQGSDGEDVFIDVPVGTTAFDEDTGKVIADLVRVGQEKVVARGGYGGRGNSTFASSTRQAPRFAELGTPGQKRRMRLELRLIADVGLVGYPNAGKSSLLAALSRANPAIAEYPFTTLSPILGVVERQDEHGNPVEERFTMADIPGIIEGASEGKGLGLEFLRHISRTRVLVYVLDVTRDPVEELRQLQAELRAYDPTLLDNVALIALNKVELVDGDLSMMVEDELAEFGLPVLRVSAKEGVGLNMLRETLFQMLPDRELWAQQNALEIEPEEVQAEGLTVVFREDPPARGVGIVTTGENERVWEVHGGGFEDRISRFSRYMEDAAEYLGGVFKRQGLNAALKRAGAREGDTVEIGSFRFEYFDDQADKS; encoded by the coding sequence GTGGCGTTTCGTGATGTACTGAATATTGAGGTTAATGCGGGCAATGGTGGCGACGGCAGCATGAGTTTTCACCGGGCCAAATACATGGAGAAGGGCGGCCCGGACGGCGGGCACGGCGGGCGCGGGGGCAGCATCATCCTGCGGGCCATCGAGGGCGTGGAGTCGCTGGAGCGGCTGGTGGGCCGCCGCAAGTTCAAGGCCCCCAACGGCGCGTACGGCGAGGGCCGTCTGCGTCAGGGCAGCGACGGCGAGGACGTGTTTATCGACGTGCCGGTGGGCACCACCGCCTTCGACGAGGACACCGGCAAGGTCATCGCCGATCTGGTGCGCGTGGGGCAGGAGAAGGTCGTGGCGCGCGGAGGCTATGGCGGGCGTGGCAACAGCACCTTCGCCAGCAGCACCCGGCAGGCCCCCCGTTTTGCGGAATTGGGCACACCGGGGCAAAAGCGCCGGATGCGACTGGAACTGCGTCTGATCGCGGACGTGGGACTGGTGGGCTATCCCAACGCGGGCAAGAGCAGCCTGCTGGCCGCGCTCTCGCGGGCCAATCCGGCGATTGCCGAGTACCCGTTTACCACCCTCTCCCCCATTTTGGGCGTGGTGGAGCGCCAGGATGAACACGGCAACCCGGTGGAGGAGCGCTTCACGATGGCCGACATCCCCGGCATCATCGAGGGGGCCAGCGAGGGCAAGGGGCTGGGGCTGGAATTCCTGCGCCACATCAGCCGCACGCGCGTGCTGGTGTATGTGCTGGACGTGACCCGTGACCCGGTAGAGGAGTTGCGCCAGCTTCAGGCCGAACTGCGCGCCTACGATCCCACCCTGCTGGACAACGTCGCCCTGATCGCCCTGAACAAGGTGGAACTGGTCGACGGGGACCTGAGCATGATGGTAGAGGACGAACTGGCCGAGTTCGGGCTGCCGGTGCTGCGCGTCAGCGCCAAGGAGGGCGTGGGCCTGAACATGCTGCGCGAGACGCTGTTCCAGATGCTGCCTGACCGCGAGCTGTGGGCGCAGCAGAACGCCCTGGAAATCGAGCCCGAGGAAGTGCAGGCCGAGGGATTGACGGTCGTCTTCCGCGAGGACCCGCCCGCCAGGGGCGTGGGCATCGTGACCACCGGCGAGAACGAGCGCGTGTGGGAGGTTCACGGTGGAGGCTTCGAGGACCGTATCTCGCGCTTCTCGCGCTATATGGAAGACGCCGCCGAGTACCTGGGAGGAGTCTTCAAACGCCAGGGGCTGAACGCCGCCCTGAAACGCGCCGGAGCACGCGAGGGCGACACCGTGGAAATCGGCAGCTTCCGCTTCGAGTATTTCGACGATCAGGCCGACAAGAGCTAG